The following coding sequences lie in one Streptomyces albofaciens JCM 4342 genomic window:
- the recF gene encoding DNA replication/repair protein RecF (All proteins in this family for which functions are known are DNA-binding proteins that assist the filamentation of RecA onto DNA for the initiation of recombination or recombinational repair.) yields MHVSHLSLADFRSYARVEVPLDPGVTAFVGPNGQGKTNLVEAVGYLATLGSHRVSSDAPLVRMGAERAIVRAAVVQGERQQLVELELNPGKANRARINRSSQVKPRDVLGIVRTVLFAPEDLALVKGDPGERRRFLDELITARSPRMAGVRSDYDRVLKQRNTLLKSAALARRHGGRQMDLSTLDVWDQHLARVGAELLAQRLDLITALQPLADKAYEQLAPGGGPLAMEYRGSAGEGLAGASTREDLYGLLTEALGAARKNEIERGVTLVGPHRDDLLLKLGRLPAKGYASHGESWSYALALRLASYDLLRGEGNEPVLVLDDVFAELDTRRRERLAELVAPGEQVLVTAAVDDDVPGVLTGARFAVSEGVAEKVTP; encoded by the coding sequence ATGCATGTATCGCATCTCTCGCTCGCCGACTTCCGCTCGTACGCCCGGGTCGAGGTCCCGCTCGACCCGGGCGTCACCGCGTTCGTGGGCCCCAACGGGCAGGGCAAGACCAACCTCGTCGAGGCGGTGGGCTATCTGGCCACCCTCGGCAGCCACCGGGTCTCCTCCGACGCCCCGCTGGTGCGGATGGGCGCCGAGCGGGCCATCGTGCGGGCCGCGGTCGTCCAGGGCGAGCGGCAGCAGCTGGTGGAGCTGGAGCTGAACCCCGGCAAGGCCAACCGGGCCCGTATCAACAGATCGTCGCAGGTCAAACCGCGTGACGTGCTGGGGATCGTACGGACGGTGCTGTTCGCGCCGGAGGACTTGGCGCTGGTCAAGGGCGATCCGGGCGAGCGCCGCCGATTCCTGGACGAGCTGATCACCGCCCGGTCGCCGCGGATGGCGGGCGTGCGCTCGGACTACGACCGGGTGCTCAAGCAGCGCAACACGCTCCTGAAGAGCGCGGCGCTGGCCCGGCGGCACGGCGGTCGTCAGATGGATCTGTCCACCTTGGACGTCTGGGACCAGCATCTGGCCCGGGTCGGCGCGGAGCTGCTCGCCCAGCGACTGGATCTGATCACCGCGCTCCAGCCGCTGGCCGACAAGGCGTACGAGCAGCTGGCGCCCGGCGGCGGCCCGCTGGCGATGGAGTACCGCGGCTCGGCGGGCGAGGGCCTGGCCGGTGCCTCGACGCGCGAGGACCTGTACGGGCTGCTGACCGAGGCGCTCGGCGCGGCCCGTAAGAACGAGATCGAGCGTGGGGTGACGCTGGTCGGCCCGCACCGCGACGACCTGCTGCTCAAGCTGGGCCGGCTGCCCGCCAAGGGGTACGCGAGCCACGGCGAGTCCTGGTCGTACGCGCTCGCGCTGCGGCTGGCCTCGTACGACCTGCTGCGCGGTGAGGGCAACGAGCCGGTGCTGGTGCTCGACGACGTCTTCGCGGAGCTGGACACCCGGCGGCGGGAGCGGCTGGCGGAACTGGTGGCGCCCGGCGAGCAGGTGCTGGTGACCGCGGCGGTGGACGACGATGTGCCGGGCGTGCTGACCGGGGCCCGGTTCGCGGTGTCCGAGGGCGTGGCGGAGAAGGTCACGCCGTGA
- the gyrB gene encoding DNA topoisomerase (ATP-hydrolyzing) subunit B yields the protein MADSGDLNENNTASTEEGVPAGASGDSPEEKSYDASAITVLEGLDAVRKRPGMYIGSTGERGLHHLVYEVVDNSVDEALAGHADTIDVTILPDGGVRVVDNGRGIPVDIVPSEKKPAVEVVLTVLHAGGKFGGGGYAVSGGLHGVGVSVVNALSQKVSVEVKRDGYRWTQDYKLGVPTAPLARNEATDETGTTVTFWADGDIFETTEYSFETLSRRFQEMAFLNKGLTIALTDEREAHVDEEGKPLTVKYHYEGGIVDFVKYLNSRKGEVVHPTVIDIEAEDKERMLSVEVAMQWNTQYTEGVYSFANTIHTHEGGTHEEGFRAALTGLINRYARDKKLLREKDDNLTGEDIREGLTAIISVKLGEPQFEGQTKTKLGNTEAKTFVQKVVHEHLADWLDRNPNEAADIIRKGIQAATARVAARKARDLTRRKGLLETASLPGKLSDCQSNDPTKCEIFIVEGDSAGGSAKSGRDPQYQAILPIRGKILNVEKARVDKILHNNEVQALISAFGTGVHEDFDIDKLRYHKIILMADADVDGQHINTLLLTFLFRFMRPLVEAGHVYLSRPPLYKIKWGRDDHEYAYSDRERNALIELGKQNGKRIKDDSVQRFKGLGEMNAEELRVTTMDVDSRVLGQVSLDDAARADDLFSVLMGEDVEARRSFIQRNAKDVRFLDI from the coding sequence GTGGCCGACTCCGGCGACCTCAACGAGAACAACACGGCTTCTACTGAAGAGGGGGTTCCTGCCGGCGCCAGTGGCGACTCTCCGGAAGAGAAGTCGTACGACGCCAGCGCGATCACCGTCCTTGAGGGCCTGGACGCGGTCCGTAAGCGCCCTGGTATGTACATCGGCTCGACCGGCGAGCGTGGTCTGCACCACCTCGTGTACGAGGTCGTCGACAACTCCGTCGACGAGGCGCTGGCCGGGCACGCGGACACCATCGACGTGACGATCCTGCCGGACGGCGGCGTGCGCGTCGTCGACAACGGCCGTGGCATCCCCGTGGACATCGTGCCGTCGGAGAAGAAGCCGGCCGTCGAGGTCGTGCTGACGGTGCTGCACGCGGGCGGCAAGTTCGGCGGCGGCGGCTACGCGGTCTCCGGTGGTCTGCACGGCGTCGGTGTCTCCGTCGTCAACGCGCTGTCGCAGAAGGTGTCCGTCGAGGTCAAGCGGGACGGCTACCGCTGGACGCAGGACTACAAGCTCGGTGTGCCGACGGCGCCGCTGGCCCGTAACGAGGCCACCGACGAGACCGGTACGACGGTCACGTTCTGGGCCGACGGCGACATCTTCGAGACGACCGAGTACAGCTTCGAGACGCTCTCGCGCCGCTTCCAGGAGATGGCGTTCCTCAACAAGGGCCTGACGATCGCGCTGACCGACGAGCGCGAGGCCCATGTGGACGAGGAGGGCAAGCCGCTCACGGTCAAGTACCACTACGAGGGCGGCATTGTCGACTTCGTGAAGTACCTGAACTCGCGCAAGGGCGAGGTCGTGCACCCCACGGTGATCGACATCGAGGCCGAGGACAAGGAGCGGATGCTCTCGGTCGAGGTCGCGATGCAGTGGAACACCCAGTACACCGAGGGTGTCTACTCCTTCGCCAACACCATCCACACCCATGAGGGCGGCACGCACGAGGAGGGTTTCCGCGCGGCGCTGACGGGTCTGATCAACCGTTACGCCCGGGACAAGAAGCTGCTGCGGGAGAAGGACGACAACCTCACGGGTGAGGACATCCGCGAGGGCCTGACGGCGATCATCTCCGTCAAGCTGGGTGAGCCGCAGTTCGAGGGCCAGACCAAGACCAAGCTGGGCAACACCGAGGCCAAGACCTTCGTGCAGAAGGTGGTCCACGAGCACCTGGCGGACTGGCTGGACCGCAATCCGAACGAGGCCGCGGACATCATCCGCAAGGGCATCCAGGCCGCGACCGCGCGGGTGGCGGCCCGTAAGGCGCGGGACCTGACCCGCCGCAAGGGGCTGCTGGAGACGGCGTCGCTGCCCGGCAAGCTGTCGGACTGCCAGTCCAACGACCCCACCAAGTGCGAGATCTTCATCGTCGAGGGTGACTCCGCCGGCGGCTCGGCCAAGTCCGGCCGTGACCCGCAGTACCAGGCCATTCTGCCGATCCGCGGCAAGATCCTGAACGTGGAGAAGGCCCGCGTCGACAAGATCCTGCACAACAACGAGGTGCAGGCGCTGATCTCCGCCTTCGGTACCGGGGTCCACGAGGACTTCGACATCGACAAGCTCCGCTACCACAAGATCATTCTGATGGCGGACGCCGACGTCGACGGCCAGCACATCAACACCCTGCTGCTCACCTTCCTCTTCCGCTTCATGCGGCCGCTGGTGGAAGCCGGGCACGTCTACCTGTCCCGCCCTCCGCTCTACAAGATCAAGTGGGGCCGGGACGACCACGAGTACGCCTACTCCGACCGGGAGCGCAACGCCCTGATCGAGCTCGGCAAGCAGAACGGCAAGCGGATCAAGGACGACTCGGTCCAGCGCTTCAAGGGTCTGGGCGAGATGAACGCCGAGGAACTGCGGGTGACGACGATGGACGTCGACAGCCGGGTGCTCGGCCAGGTCTCGCTGGACGACGCGGCGCGCGCCGACGACCTGTTCTCGGTGCTGATGGGTGAGGACGTCGAGGCCCGGCGCTCCTTCATCCAGCGCAACGCCAAGGACGTCCGCTTCCTCGACATCTGA
- the yidD gene encoding membrane protein insertion efficiency factor YidD: MKYPLLLLIKLYQWTISPLLGPVCRYYPSCSHYGYTAIDRHGALKGTALTAWRILRCNPWSPGGVDHVPPRKRPVWHRRLRSRLGGSTVPEPAAQPETQPTAQGA, encoded by the coding sequence ATGAAGTACCCGCTGCTGCTGCTGATCAAGCTGTACCAGTGGACCATCAGCCCCTTGCTGGGTCCGGTCTGCCGGTACTACCCGTCGTGCTCCCACTATGGCTATACGGCCATCGACCGGCACGGCGCCCTGAAAGGGACCGCGCTGACGGCTTGGCGCATCCTGCGTTGCAACCCGTGGTCGCCAGGTGGCGTCGACCACGTACCACCCCGGAAGCGTCCGGTCTGGCATCGGCGGCTGAGGAGCCGCCTGGGCGGGTCCACCGTCCCTGAGCCTGCCGCACAGCCTGAGACTCAGCCCACCGCCCAAGGAGCCTGA
- the rpmH gene encoding 50S ribosomal protein L34 — protein MSKRTFQPNNRRRAKTHGFRLRMRTRAGRAILASRRGKGRARLSA, from the coding sequence GTGAGCAAGCGCACCTTCCAGCCGAACAACCGCCGTCGCGCGAAGACCCACGGCTTCCGCCTGCGTATGCGCACCCGTGCCGGCCGCGCGATTCTCGCGTCCCGCCGTGGCAAGGGTCGCGCCCGCCTGTCGGCCTGA
- the gnd gene encoding phosphogluconate dehydrogenase (NAD(+)-dependent, decarboxylating) produces MELGLVGLGKMGGNMRERIRRAGHTVIGYDRNPDLADVHSLKELVDGLKGPRVVWVMVPAGAATQSTIDELGELLSPGDVVVDGGNSRWTDDEKHAEELRAKGIGFVDCGVSGGVWGLENGYALMYGGSSEDVAKVQPVFDALKPEGEFGSVHAGKVGAGHFAKMVHNGIEYAMMQAYAEGWELLEAVDSVTDVREVFRSWQQGTVIRSWLLDLAVNALDDDEHLEKLRGYAADSGEGRWTVEAAIDNAVPLPAITASLFARFASRQEDSPQMKMIAALRNQFGGHAVENVKK; encoded by the coding sequence ATGGAGCTCGGTCTCGTCGGTCTCGGCAAGATGGGCGGCAACATGCGCGAGCGCATCCGCCGCGCAGGCCACACCGTCATCGGATACGACCGCAATCCGGACCTGGCTGACGTCCACAGCCTCAAGGAGCTGGTGGACGGTCTCAAGGGGCCGCGTGTGGTGTGGGTCATGGTGCCCGCCGGCGCCGCCACCCAGTCCACCATCGACGAGCTGGGCGAGCTGCTGTCCCCCGGCGACGTGGTGGTCGACGGCGGCAACTCCCGCTGGACCGACGACGAGAAGCACGCCGAGGAGCTGCGCGCCAAGGGCATCGGCTTCGTCGACTGCGGCGTCTCGGGCGGCGTCTGGGGCCTGGAGAACGGCTACGCGCTGATGTACGGCGGCTCCTCGGAGGACGTCGCCAAGGTGCAGCCGGTCTTCGACGCGCTCAAGCCGGAGGGCGAGTTCGGCTCGGTGCACGCCGGCAAGGTCGGCGCGGGCCACTTCGCCAAGATGGTCCACAACGGCATCGAGTACGCCATGATGCAGGCCTACGCCGAGGGCTGGGAGCTGCTGGAGGCGGTCGACTCGGTCACCGACGTGCGCGAGGTCTTCCGTTCCTGGCAGCAGGGCACGGTCATCCGTTCCTGGCTGCTGGACCTGGCGGTCAACGCGCTGGACGACGACGAGCACCTGGAGAAGCTGCGGGGCTACGCCGCCGACTCCGGCGAGGGCCGCTGGACCGTCGAGGCCGCGATCGACAACGCCGTGCCGCTGCCCGCGATCACGGCGTCGCTCTTCGCGCGCTTCGCCTCGCGCCAGGAGGACTCGCCGCAGATGAAGATGATCGCGGCGCTGCGGAACCAGTTCGGCGGCCACGCGGTCGAGAACGTGAAGAAGTAA
- a CDS encoding DUF721 domain-containing protein, translated as MNGERPDRPSEEPPERPPGADQPKPPELSGIDLARQALVAAKEQARARGAAAQQKKQARRGGLRSGARADGRDPLPLSAAINRLITERGWETPAAVGGVMGRWPQLVGPEVAQHCEPQRYDEEARVLTVQCDSTVWATQLRLLAPQLVARLNQDLGQGTVKLIKVFGPGGPARRYGPLRAPGSKGPGDTYG; from the coding sequence ATGAACGGCGAGCGACCGGACCGTCCCTCCGAGGAGCCCCCGGAGCGGCCGCCCGGCGCCGACCAGCCCAAGCCCCCCGAGCTGTCCGGGATCGATCTGGCCCGGCAGGCGCTGGTCGCCGCCAAGGAGCAGGCGCGGGCGCGGGGCGCCGCCGCGCAGCAGAAGAAGCAGGCGCGCCGCGGCGGCCTGCGGTCCGGCGCGCGCGCCGACGGGCGCGATCCGCTGCCGCTGAGCGCGGCGATCAACCGGCTGATCACGGAGCGCGGCTGGGAGACCCCGGCCGCGGTCGGCGGCGTGATGGGGCGCTGGCCGCAGCTGGTCGGTCCGGAGGTGGCGCAGCACTGCGAGCCGCAGCGGTACGACGAGGAAGCGCGCGTGCTGACGGTGCAGTGCGACTCGACGGTGTGGGCGACGCAGTTGCGGCTGCTGGCGCCGCAGCTGGTGGCCCGGCTGAACCAGGACCTGGGCCAGGGCACGGTGAAGCTGATCAAGGTGTTCGGGCCGGGCGGTCCGGCGCGGCGGTACGGGCCGCTGCGGGCGCCCGGGAGCAAGGGCCCGGGTGACACGTACGGCTGA
- the dnaA gene encoding chromosomal replication initiator protein DnaA → MADVPADLAAVWPRVLDHLLRAESDSLKPKDQDWLKRTQPLALVADTALLAVPNEFAKGVLEGRLAPLIGEALSHQCGRPIRIAITVDDSAEESQPQQPLPSAPPSSPVQQQRHQPQQQPGQQHDAYGGYDGRQSDGYDNRQGYGHQDDDLPHVRPAYPEYQQQHQQPRHEPGAWPQQHSGMGGQGGPGPREDYGWQQQRLGGFPERDPYATPPPAHVQQQHSQRSQGDYRSSAPEHSGPPQHQHPEGHSPYEQQPQRRDLAEHQPPGHIQNPGPGGLPAPSGAPGPLAAQPAPATGPGEPTARLNPKYLFDTFVIGASNRFAHAAAVAVAEAPAKAYNPLFIYGESGLGKTHLLHAIGHYARSLYPGTRVRYVSSEEFTNEFINSIRDGKADAFRKRYRDMDILLVDDIQFLASKESTQEEFFHTFNTLHNANKQIVLSSDRPPKQLVTLEDRLRNRFEWGLITDVQPPELETRIAILRKKAVQEQLNAPPEVLEFIASRISRNIRELEGALIRVTAFASLNRQPVDLGLTEIVLKDLIPGGEDAAPEITATAIMAATADYFGLTVDDLCGSSRSRVLVTARQIAMYLCRELTDLSLPKIGAQFGGRDHTTVMHADRKIRALMAERRSIYNQVTELTNRIKNG, encoded by the coding sequence GTGGCTGACGTACCTGCCGATCTTGCCGCAGTGTGGCCACGTGTACTTGATCACCTCCTGCGAGCGGAGAGTGACAGCCTCAAGCCGAAGGACCAGGACTGGCTGAAGCGGACACAGCCGCTGGCGCTGGTGGCGGACACCGCCCTGCTGGCCGTGCCCAACGAGTTCGCCAAGGGCGTGCTGGAGGGCCGGCTCGCGCCGCTCATCGGTGAGGCGCTGAGCCACCAGTGCGGCCGCCCGATCCGGATCGCGATCACCGTCGACGACTCCGCCGAGGAGTCCCAGCCTCAGCAGCCGCTGCCCTCGGCCCCGCCGTCGTCCCCTGTACAGCAGCAGCGGCACCAGCCCCAGCAGCAGCCGGGGCAGCAGCACGACGCGTACGGCGGCTACGACGGCCGGCAGAGCGACGGCTACGACAACCGGCAGGGTTACGGGCACCAGGACGACGACCTGCCGCACGTGCGCCCCGCGTATCCGGAATACCAGCAGCAGCACCAGCAGCCCCGGCACGAGCCCGGCGCCTGGCCGCAGCAGCACTCCGGGATGGGCGGCCAGGGGGGCCCCGGCCCTCGCGAGGACTACGGCTGGCAGCAGCAGCGCCTGGGCGGCTTCCCCGAGCGCGACCCTTACGCGACGCCGCCTCCCGCACACGTACAGCAGCAGCACTCCCAGCGGTCACAGGGTGACTACCGTTCGTCGGCACCCGAGCACTCCGGTCCGCCGCAGCATCAGCACCCCGAGGGCCACTCGCCCTACGAGCAGCAGCCGCAGCGCCGTGACCTGGCCGAACACCAGCCGCCCGGGCACATCCAGAACCCCGGTCCGGGCGGGCTGCCCGCGCCCAGCGGCGCGCCAGGCCCGCTCGCCGCGCAGCCCGCGCCCGCGACCGGTCCCGGTGAGCCGACCGCGCGGCTGAACCCGAAGTACCTCTTCGACACCTTCGTCATCGGCGCTTCCAACCGCTTCGCGCACGCCGCCGCGGTGGCCGTGGCGGAGGCGCCGGCCAAGGCGTACAACCCGCTGTTCATCTACGGCGAGTCCGGCCTCGGCAAGACGCACCTGCTGCACGCGATCGGGCACTACGCGCGCAGCCTCTATCCGGGCACCCGGGTGCGGTACGTCAGCTCGGAGGAGTTCACCAACGAGTTCATCAACTCCATCCGCGACGGCAAGGCGGACGCGTTCCGCAAGCGCTACCGCGACATGGACATCCTGCTCGTCGACGACATCCAGTTCCTGGCGAGCAAGGAGTCGACGCAGGAGGAGTTCTTCCACACCTTCAACACACTGCACAACGCGAACAAGCAGATCGTGCTGTCCTCGGACCGGCCGCCCAAGCAGCTGGTGACCCTGGAGGACCGGCTGCGCAACCGCTTCGAGTGGGGTCTGATCACCGACGTCCAGCCGCCCGAGCTGGAGACCCGCATCGCGATCCTGCGCAAGAAGGCCGTGCAGGAGCAGCTCAACGCGCCGCCGGAGGTGCTGGAGTTCATCGCCTCCCGGATCTCGCGCAACATCCGTGAGCTGGAGGGGGCGCTGATCCGTGTCACCGCCTTCGCGTCCCTCAACCGCCAGCCGGTGGACCTGGGCCTGACGGAGATCGTCCTCAAGGACCTGATCCCCGGGGGCGAGGACGCGGCGCCCGAGATCACCGCGACCGCCATCATGGCCGCGACCGCCGACTACTTCGGGCTGACCGTGGACGATCTGTGCGGATCCTCGCGCAGTCGCGTCCTGGTGACGGCCCGGCAGATCGCGATGTACCTGTGCCGTGAGCTGACGGATCTGTCGCTGCCGAAGATCGGCGCGCAGTTCGGCGGGCGCGACCACACGACGGTGATGCACGCCGACCGCAAGATCAGGGCGCTGATGGCCGAGCGGCGCTCCATCTACAACCAGGTGACGGAGCTGACCAACCGCATCAAGAACGGCTGA
- the rnpA gene encoding ribonuclease P protein component, giving the protein MLPTEHRLRRREDFATAVRRGRRAGRPLLVVHLRSGATDPHAAGESPPPARAGFVVSKAVGGAVVRNQVKRRLRHLVRDRLDRLPAGSLVVVRALPGAGDAGHDQLARDLDTALQRLLGGDPPTEGQGRVPR; this is encoded by the coding sequence GTGCTGCCTACCGAGCATCGGCTGAGGCGGCGCGAGGACTTTGCGACCGCGGTACGCCGGGGACGCAGGGCCGGGCGCCCGCTCCTCGTCGTCCACCTACGCAGCGGTGCAACGGACCCGCACGCAGCGGGGGAGAGCCCTCCCCCGGCGCGTGCGGGTTTCGTCGTGAGCAAGGCCGTCGGCGGCGCCGTCGTCCGCAACCAGGTCAAGCGACGGCTGCGTCACCTGGTGCGCGACCGGCTGGACCGGCTGCCCGCCGGTAGCCTGGTTGTCGTACGGGCGCTGCCCGGTGCGGGTGATGCGGGTCACGACCAGCTGGCCCGCGACCTGGACACCGCGCTGCAGCGGCTGCTGGGTGGAGATCCCCCAACCGAAGGTCAGGGGAGGGTGCCGCGATGA
- the dnaN gene encoding DNA polymerase III subunit beta gives MKIRVERDVLAEAVAWAAKSLPARPPVPVLAGLLLKAEEGSLSLSGFDYEVSARVSVEAEVEEEGTVLVSGRLLADICRALPNRPVEISTDGVRVTVVCGSSRFTLHTLPVEEYPALPQMPTATGTVPGEVFAAAAAQVAIAAGRDDTLPVLTGVRIEIEGDTVTLASTDRYRFAVREFLWKPESPDASAVALVPAKTLLDTAKSLSSGDSVTLALSGSGAGEGLIGFEGAGRRTTTRLLEGDLPKYRTLFPTEFNSVAVIETAPFVEAVKRVALVAERNTPVRLSFEQGVLVLEAGSSDDAQAVERVDADLEGDDISIAFNPGFLLEGLSAIDSPVAQLSFTTSTKPALLSGRPAKDAEADEAYKYLIMPVRLSG, from the coding sequence GTGAAGATCCGGGTGGAGCGCGATGTACTCGCGGAGGCAGTGGCCTGGGCGGCCAAGAGCCTCCCGGCCCGTCCGCCGGTGCCCGTCCTCGCGGGCCTGCTGCTGAAGGCGGAGGAGGGCAGCCTGAGCCTCTCCGGCTTCGACTACGAGGTCTCCGCGCGCGTGTCCGTGGAAGCGGAGGTGGAGGAAGAGGGGACCGTCCTGGTCTCCGGCCGCCTGCTGGCCGACATCTGCCGCGCGCTTCCCAACCGCCCGGTGGAGATTTCCACCGACGGTGTACGGGTCACCGTCGTCTGCGGCTCCTCCCGCTTCACCCTCCACACCCTTCCTGTGGAGGAGTACCCGGCCCTGCCGCAGATGCCGACCGCCACCGGCACCGTGCCCGGTGAGGTCTTCGCCGCGGCCGCCGCCCAGGTCGCCATCGCCGCCGGCCGCGACGACACCCTCCCGGTGCTCACCGGCGTACGGATCGAGATCGAGGGCGACACCGTCACCCTGGCCTCCACCGACCGCTACCGCTTCGCCGTGCGCGAGTTCCTGTGGAAGCCGGAGAGCCCGGACGCCTCCGCGGTGGCGCTGGTGCCCGCCAAGACGCTGCTGGACACCGCCAAGTCCCTCAGCAGCGGCGACAGCGTGACCCTGGCGCTGTCCGGCTCGGGCGCCGGTGAGGGCCTGATCGGTTTCGAGGGCGCGGGCCGCCGCACGACCACGCGGCTGCTGGAGGGCGACCTCCCCAAGTACCGCACGCTCTTCCCCACCGAGTTCAACTCGGTCGCCGTGATCGAGACCGCCCCGTTCGTCGAGGCCGTCAAGCGTGTGGCGCTGGTGGCCGAGCGGAACACCCCGGTGCGCCTGAGCTTCGAGCAGGGCGTGCTGGTCCTGGAGGCCGGCTCCAGCGACGACGCACAGGCTGTGGAGCGGGTGGACGCGGACCTGGAGGGCGACGACATCTCCATCGCCTTCAACCCGGGCTTCCTCCTGGAGGGCCTGTCGGCGATCGACTCCCCGGTGGCCCAGCTGTCCTTCACGACCTCCACGAAGCCGGCGCTCCTCAGCGGCCGCCCGGCCAAGGACGCCGAGGCGGACGAGGCGTACAAGTACCTGATCATGCCGGTGCGCCTGTCCGGCTGA